In Blastopirellula sp. J2-11, a single genomic region encodes these proteins:
- a CDS encoding DUF1559 domain-containing protein: MSRLRLRRLGFTLVELLVVIAIIGVLIALLLPAVQQAREAARRSSCQNNMKQLALACHMYHDTYLMLPYGEAQYITWKISILPFIEQSNLSDQFDYTVSFKSNEDTVNSNLLSHVNISAFNCPSYSKNPTDQNYWGNNNKNHQFHSYVGINGALNESNTDKHADWGECFSWYGWKCNNGAFGYNEKLGFNSLTDGTSNTLLLGEHSGRDLTVVGNGADITYGDWGGWAGSGNTGDMFAQTEHSGGGILPIQDGPNANCNGRSGFNCDASYLSSVMVNSEHPGGAQFAMSDGSVRFVPETVDVTSFRRMAMRGDGQIINQ; this comes from the coding sequence ATGTCTCGATTACGTCTACGTCGTTTGGGGTTCACCCTCGTTGAACTGTTGGTTGTTATCGCCATCATCGGCGTGCTGATTGCGTTACTGTTACCCGCGGTGCAGCAAGCTCGGGAAGCGGCGCGTCGTTCGTCGTGCCAAAACAACATGAAACAACTCGCGCTGGCGTGCCACATGTACCACGACACCTACCTGATGCTGCCCTACGGCGAAGCCCAGTACATTACCTGGAAGATTTCGATTCTACCGTTCATTGAGCAAAGCAATCTGTCGGACCAATTCGACTACACCGTCAGCTTTAAAAGCAATGAAGACACGGTGAACTCCAATCTTCTGTCGCATGTCAATATCTCGGCGTTCAACTGCCCTTCTTATTCCAAAAATCCCACTGATCAAAATTACTGGGGAAACAACAATAAGAATCATCAATTCCATAGTTATGTCGGAATCAACGGCGCGCTAAATGAAAGCAACACCGATAAGCACGCTGACTGGGGCGAATGCTTTTCGTGGTACGGCTGGAAATGTAACAACGGGGCGTTCGGATACAACGAGAAGCTCGGTTTTAATTCGCTGACCGACGGGACCTCGAACACGCTGCTGCTCGGTGAACACTCAGGACGCGATCTGACGGTCGTTGGCAACGGAGCCGACATTACCTACGGCGACTGGGGCGGTTGGGCCGGATCCGGCAATACCGGCGATATGTTTGCTCAAACCGAACATTCAGGCGGCGGCATCCTACCGATCCAAGACGGTCCCAACGCCAACTGCAACGGCCGCTCCGGCTTCAATTGCGACGCGTCGTATCTCTCGTCGGTGATGGTCAACTCTGAACATCCAGGCGGCGCCCAATTCGCCATGTCGGACGGCTCGGTTCGCTTCGTTCCCGAAACAGTCGACGTCACCAGCTTCCGTCGCATGGCGATGCGCGGCGATGGCCAAATCATCAACCAGTAG
- a CDS encoding beta-ketoacyl-ACP synthase III — protein MPSASSAAIDGQSVSQLSDRSPLRQLLGVQVLGVGSFVPENIVKNEDLSSLGCDPDWIIQRTGIRERRHAPPTMATSDMALAAANAAIENAGVDPREIDLIVVGTFTPDMPTPSTACILQDRLGIRCAAMDVSAACAGFMYAMITASQFVRCGTSRRALVVGADLLSRIANPADKRTYPLFGDGAGAVILGAGSEEQGFLSYTLGSEGEGGELLCVPGGGSAERLDDQSLAAGRGFLHMDGRSVFKWAVRVITDSIQDVLTHAQLTADDISLVLLHQANVRIIDAACENLGFDREKVVINLDRYGNTSAGSVPLVLDEAYQAGKIRRGDNVLLSGFGAGLSWGTAIMRW, from the coding sequence ATGCCGTCGGCTAGCTCGGCTGCCATTGATGGGCAGTCTGTTTCACAACTCTCCGATCGCAGTCCGTTGCGACAGCTGCTGGGCGTGCAGGTTCTCGGCGTCGGCAGCTTCGTGCCGGAGAATATCGTCAAGAACGAAGATCTCTCCTCGCTCGGCTGCGACCCCGACTGGATCATCCAACGCACCGGAATTCGTGAGCGACGGCATGCTCCGCCGACCATGGCGACCAGCGACATGGCGTTGGCGGCCGCCAACGCGGCGATCGAAAACGCCGGAGTCGATCCGCGCGAAATCGATCTGATCGTCGTCGGTACGTTCACGCCCGACATGCCGACCCCTTCGACAGCCTGCATCTTGCAAGATCGGCTGGGGATCCGCTGCGCGGCGATGGATGTCAGCGCCGCTTGTGCTGGTTTTATGTACGCGATGATCACCGCGTCGCAGTTCGTACGCTGTGGAACGAGTCGTCGTGCGTTGGTCGTCGGCGCTGATCTGCTGTCTCGCATCGCCAATCCCGCCGACAAGCGAACCTACCCGCTGTTTGGCGATGGCGCAGGCGCCGTCATATTAGGAGCCGGATCGGAAGAACAAGGATTCCTCTCCTACACGCTTGGCAGCGAAGGGGAAGGAGGCGAATTGCTCTGCGTTCCCGGCGGCGGTTCGGCCGAACGACTGGACGATCAAAGCCTGGCCGCTGGTCGCGGTTTTCTGCACATGGATGGCCGCAGCGTTTTCAAATGGGCGGTCCGCGTGATTACTGACAGTATTCAAGACGTGCTGACGCACGCCCAACTGACGGCCGACGACATCTCGCTGGTGCTGCTGCATCAAGCGAACGTGCGGATCATCGACGCCGCTTGCGAGAACCTGGGCTTCGATCGCGAGAAGGTCGTGATCAATCTCGATCGCTACGGCAACACGTCGGCCGGCAGCGTTCCGCTGGTGCTGGACGAAGCGTATCAAGCCGGCAAGATTCGCCGCGGCGACAACGTTCTGCTCTCCGGCTTTGGCGCCGGGCTCTCTTGGGGCACGGCGATCATGCGCTGGTAG
- a CDS encoding aspartate carbamoyltransferase catalytic subunit, translating to MIELPPELESPPVPWTRRHLLDLESLSAAEITTALDVAQRFKDATRDCKDRLPTLAGVTSVNLFFEDSTRTRTSFSLAARRLGADNIEFSASSSSVSKGETLLDTAKTIESMQIDAMVVRHRSPGAPQMLAKNLDCCVINAGDGPHEHPTQGLLDILTIRQHRGTIAGLTVALVGDIAHSRTARSNIWGLQKLGAHVIVCGPSTLVSKQWEKLGVEVSHDLDDIVARCDVLNLLRIQFERQYTRPFPSVREYALLYAMNRERMEQAKEDILIMAPGPINRGVEVTPEVADGSQSVILHQVNNGLAVRMAALYLVTKAPR from the coding sequence ATGATCGAACTTCCCCCGGAATTGGAGTCGCCGCCCGTCCCTTGGACACGGCGCCACTTACTCGACCTCGAGAGTCTTTCCGCCGCAGAAATCACCACGGCGCTAGACGTCGCTCAGCGTTTTAAAGACGCAACTCGCGACTGTAAAGACAGATTACCGACATTAGCGGGGGTCACGTCGGTCAACCTCTTCTTTGAAGACTCGACCCGCACACGGACTAGTTTTTCGCTGGCCGCCCGCCGATTGGGGGCCGATAACATCGAATTCTCGGCTTCCAGCAGCAGCGTCTCGAAGGGAGAAACGTTGCTCGATACCGCCAAAACGATCGAATCGATGCAAATCGACGCGATGGTGGTTCGGCATCGATCGCCGGGCGCACCGCAAATGTTGGCGAAAAATCTTGATTGCTGCGTGATCAATGCCGGCGATGGCCCGCACGAGCATCCGACGCAAGGGTTGCTCGACATCCTGACCATTCGTCAGCATCGCGGCACGATCGCCGGGTTAACCGTAGCGCTGGTCGGCGATATTGCCCACAGCCGCACCGCTCGCTCCAACATCTGGGGCCTGCAGAAGCTGGGCGCTCATGTGATTGTCTGCGGTCCGTCGACGCTCGTCTCGAAGCAGTGGGAAAAGCTGGGAGTCGAAGTTTCGCACGATTTGGATGACATCGTCGCTCGCTGCGACGTCTTGAACCTGCTGCGGATTCAATTCGAGCGACAATACACGCGCCCCTTTCCGTCGGTCCGCGAGTACGCACTGCTCTATGCGATGAATCGCGAACGGATGGAGCAAGCGAAAGAAGATATCCTGATCATGGCGCCAGGCCCGATCAATCGCGGAGTTGAAGTGACGCCGGAAGTTGCCGACGGCTCGCAGTCGGTCATTCTGCATCAAGTGAACAACGGGTTGGCGGTGCGGATGGCCGCGTTGTATCTGGTCACCAAAGCGCCCCGGTAA
- a CDS encoding dihydroorotase: MTTILLKNGRLIDPSQQLDRVTNVLLKDEIVASLDAQETYADLVIDVTGKIIAPGLIDMHVQLREPGWEEDETIASGAAAAIAGGFTSIACIPNTEPPLDSPASIEYVRHKAARADKCNVFVIACASSGRKGEQLSEIGTLVEAGAVGFSDASRAITNPELLRRALEYTQMFDKPVLNRPELIELTHNGVMHDGMVSLVLGLAPIPAAAEDVMAARDICLCETTGGRLHLMSVSSSGTVEILRRAKARGVRTTAEIHPCNFSLTDEALREFDPNCKVNPPLRSADHVAACIAGLKDGTIDVISSGHAPRASQKKMHEMTDAPFGMVSLETTLGLTATKLVQPGHLTWSQAIDKLSTTPARILGVPKGTLMVGADADVTIIDPDLPWTVDTSQFASRSSNCPFDGWKLIGKATNVIVGGVVKL, encoded by the coding sequence ATGACGACGATCCTGCTGAAAAATGGCCGCCTGATCGATCCGAGTCAACAACTCGATCGCGTGACCAATGTCTTGTTGAAGGATGAGATCGTCGCTTCCCTCGACGCCCAAGAGACGTACGCCGATCTGGTGATCGACGTGACCGGCAAGATCATCGCGCCGGGTCTGATCGACATGCACGTGCAACTGCGCGAGCCAGGCTGGGAAGAAGACGAAACGATCGCCAGCGGTGCGGCGGCGGCGATCGCCGGCGGTTTCACTTCGATCGCGTGCATTCCCAACACCGAACCTCCGCTCGATTCGCCTGCGAGTATCGAATACGTTCGCCACAAAGCGGCCCGCGCCGATAAGTGCAACGTCTTTGTCATCGCATGCGCCAGCAGTGGACGAAAAGGAGAGCAACTCTCCGAAATCGGCACGTTGGTCGAAGCAGGCGCCGTCGGCTTTAGCGACGCGTCTCGCGCGATCACCAATCCCGAACTGCTCCGCCGCGCGCTCGAATACACGCAGATGTTCGACAAGCCGGTTCTCAACCGACCGGAATTGATTGAGTTGACGCACAACGGCGTCATGCATGACGGCATGGTCTCGCTGGTGCTGGGACTCGCGCCGATTCCGGCCGCCGCCGAAGACGTGATGGCGGCCCGCGACATCTGCCTGTGTGAAACGACCGGCGGCCGGCTGCATCTGATGAGCGTCTCGTCGAGCGGAACCGTCGAAATCCTGCGTCGCGCCAAAGCGCGCGGCGTACGGACGACCGCCGAGATTCACCCCTGCAACTTTTCGCTGACCGACGAAGCGCTGCGAGAGTTTGATCCCAATTGCAAAGTCAATCCGCCGCTCCGTTCAGCCGATCATGTAGCGGCCTGCATCGCTGGCTTGAAGGACGGGACGATCGACGTCATCTCCAGCGGGCACGCTCCCCGCGCGTCGCAAAAGAAGATGCATGAGATGACCGACGCGCCGTTCGGCATGGTTTCGCTGGAGACGACGCTCGGCCTGACGGCGACCAAGTTAGTGCAGCCGGGACATTTGACCTGGAGCCAGGCGATCGACAAATTGAGTACGACTCCCGCACGTATTTTGGGTGTTCCGAAAGGAACGCTGATGGTCGGCGCCGACGCCGACGTCACGATTATCGATCCCGATTTGCCGTGGACGGTTGACACCTCCCAATTCGCTTCTCGCAGCTCTAACTGTCCGTTTGATGGTTGGAAATTGATCGGCAAAGCGACCAACGTGATCGTTGGCGGCGTCGTCAAGTTGTAG
- a CDS encoding NYN domain-containing protein, with protein MPLIIDGYNLLYASGVVSSLDGNGSFEQDRLMLLELIRSIVDPQEIRQTVVVFDSAKAPPGLPRTVRYHDIVVHFASEYADADEMIEVLIERHTAPKRLTVVSSDHRVQRAARRRKATAIDSGQWISLMRRKRQAQIKAAEQPTKPQAPPSQSEVARWMREFSEIDVDQIARELKPLRTPNRPPPTTPKSAPPSLAKPAGEGDSEKPELENPFPDGFEEDVRQLGSQLGGSVFPADYLDQIAREFFDDDDKPSR; from the coding sequence ATGCCCCTGATCATCGACGGCTACAACTTGCTCTACGCATCCGGCGTGGTCAGTTCGCTCGATGGGAACGGCAGTTTCGAGCAGGATCGCCTGATGCTGCTGGAGCTGATTCGCTCGATCGTCGATCCGCAGGAGATTCGCCAGACGGTCGTCGTCTTCGACTCGGCCAAGGCGCCCCCCGGTCTGCCGCGAACCGTTCGTTACCATGACATCGTAGTTCACTTCGCCTCCGAATATGCGGATGCGGATGAGATGATTGAAGTGCTGATCGAGCGCCATACGGCGCCCAAACGGCTAACCGTCGTCTCCAGCGACCATCGCGTTCAACGCGCCGCACGTCGCCGCAAAGCGACCGCGATCGATAGTGGGCAATGGATCAGCCTGATGCGACGCAAGCGTCAGGCTCAGATCAAAGCGGCCGAACAGCCAACCAAACCGCAGGCTCCCCCGTCTCAGTCCGAAGTGGCTCGCTGGATGCGTGAGTTCTCAGAGATCGATGTCGACCAAATTGCCCGTGAGCTGAAACCGCTGCGCACCCCCAATCGACCACCGCCGACCACGCCAAAATCGGCGCCGCCAAGCCTAGCGAAGCCGGCTGGAGAAGGGGATTCAGAAAAGCCGGAACTCGAAAATCCGTTTCCGGATGGTTTTGAAGAGGACGTTCGACAGCTGGGGAGCCAGCTGGGAGGTTCTGTCTTCCCGGCCGATTATCTCGATCAGATTGCCCGCGAGTTCTTTGACGACGACGACAAACCGTCACGTTAA
- a CDS encoding tetratricopeptide repeat protein, translated as MGEPSNQQISAKYWLQQSGILLALACTGCQMAASSSNVAGVRAVESGQPMAAVNHFHNALANDPTNADALYNMAATYHEMAKTNNDPAMLKQAEEFYNRCLDQDPNHVDCHRGLAVMLIDTKQPDRAYTLMERWAQQNPSSADPKIELARLYQEFGDEQSALTQLNQAVAIDANSARAWAALGNMREKSGDLNQALANYQRSLQLNSFQDGVSTRVATLTRQGVQADTPFSPAGDTRIVQNPNTTQRY; from the coding sequence GTGGGCGAACCATCAAATCAGCAGATTTCGGCCAAGTATTGGCTGCAACAAAGCGGCATTCTCTTGGCGCTGGCCTGCACTGGATGCCAAATGGCGGCCAGCAGTTCCAACGTCGCTGGCGTACGTGCGGTCGAAAGCGGTCAGCCGATGGCGGCCGTCAACCACTTCCATAATGCGCTGGCCAACGACCCGACCAACGCCGACGCGCTGTACAACATGGCTGCTACCTATCATGAGATGGCGAAAACCAACAACGATCCGGCGATGCTGAAGCAGGCCGAAGAGTTCTACAACCGCTGTCTCGACCAAGATCCCAACCATGTCGATTGCCACCGCGGCCTAGCGGTCATGTTGATCGACACCAAACAGCCCGACCGCGCCTACACGCTGATGGAACGTTGGGCTCAGCAAAATCCGAGTTCGGCTGATCCCAAGATTGAGTTGGCTCGACTTTACCAGGAATTTGGGGACGAGCAGTCGGCGCTGACCCAGTTGAATCAAGCGGTCGCGATCGACGCCAACAGTGCTCGCGCCTGGGCCGCTCTGGGAAACATGCGAGAAAAATCAGGCGATCTCAATCAGGCTTTGGCCAACTATCAACGATCCCTGCAGCTGAACAGCTTTCAAGACGGCGTCAGCACCCGCGTCGCGACCTTGACCCGACAAGGGGTTCAAGCCGATACACCATTTTCGCCAGCTGGCGATACCCGCATCGTTCAAAACCCCAACACGACGCAGCGATATTAG
- a CDS encoding class I SAM-dependent methyltransferase translates to MSGETTPYQRDLAYVHSAGYSRIMLPVAHEMAWRLRDRQLSSGTIVDLGCGAGQAAGEYTAAGYDAIGVDLSPAMIELAQNIVSNARFEVGSWTSWPLPPCVAISALGEVICYLSSGVDPVAALQDFFAKAFTALAAGGLLVFDVVEIGWGRELAPTWTAGEDWHCLVKYQYEETKHQLTRRITTFRAAGELYRRQDEVHRQQLFGRDEVAQMLEQAGFQVEVAERFGDFTPLSGRAFFAATKR, encoded by the coding sequence ATGTCGGGAGAAACGACTCCCTACCAGCGCGATCTGGCGTATGTCCACTCCGCCGGATACAGCCGCATCATGTTGCCTGTCGCACATGAGATGGCCTGGCGTCTGCGCGATCGCCAACTTTCTAGCGGCACGATCGTAGATCTGGGATGCGGCGCCGGTCAGGCAGCAGGCGAATATACTGCAGCCGGATATGACGCGATCGGCGTCGATCTCTCGCCGGCAATGATCGAGTTGGCTCAAAATATTGTCTCCAACGCTCGGTTTGAAGTAGGAAGCTGGACGAGCTGGCCATTGCCGCCGTGCGTAGCGATTTCGGCATTGGGAGAGGTCATCTGTTATCTCTCAAGCGGCGTCGATCCTGTCGCCGCGTTGCAAGACTTCTTTGCGAAGGCGTTTACGGCGCTTGCCGCCGGCGGATTGTTGGTCTTTGATGTCGTTGAGATCGGCTGGGGACGCGAATTGGCCCCCACTTGGACTGCCGGCGAAGATTGGCATTGCCTGGTCAAATACCAATATGAAGAAACCAAACATCAGCTGACGCGGCGGATCACTACCTTTCGCGCAGCCGGGGAACTCTACCGCCGACAAGACGAAGTCCATCGCCAACAGCTGTTCGGCCGCGACGAAGTCGCCCAGATGCTAGAGCAAGCTGGCTTTCAGGTCGAAGTCGCCGAGCGCTTTGGCGACTTCACCCCGCTATCAGGCCGAGCCTTTTTTGCCGCGACGAAGCGGTGA
- a CDS encoding sodium:solute symporter codes for MNEATTNPTAASDLIGSIPFVVLVVYLLVLLAIGWIGYRQSKQGEEDYYLAGRGQSWLISSLTIMATFFSSFALLGAPGMVYREGVVFALVSLNVPIAGFCVYLLGSRIWQAGRAHGYVTQADMLCDHYDSHLLLRVLITLVGFLFAIPYIIMQLKAGGELAAVLFVDYDYAFEVGTIVLAAITALYIMIGGMRSVAWTDALQCILLILGMLLAGVAMVASLGGLSGFRDAVAELPESSLTVPGNSGFWQLPMLFTICLLMPIGGIIQPAQWMRFYAARDQAALKKSALIFILLLTGCFMFGIMLVGLGSQALYPLQISADGVSPAPEIASYDQVLVVVLRDHLPKLLGPSLGTALASLTIVAIMAAAMSTADSNLHALSALVTRDIYDRFIRPQASEGERVWVGRFVILAATLGSLALVLMGSRPESSLAEFMGMIVDLALFAVAFSVQLLPMTIDVLFLRRGTALAATSGLIAGITTAFLFTPLFPTVAAWVDLAPLDSLVTHVQTAAIYLPIHASAWGLAVNVMLFLLILALTKRTPQPLQLRAD; via the coding sequence ATGAACGAAGCGACGACCAATCCGACCGCCGCCAGCGACCTGATCGGCTCGATTCCCTTTGTGGTGCTAGTCGTCTATCTACTCGTGCTGTTAGCAATCGGCTGGATCGGCTATCGCCAGAGCAAGCAAGGAGAAGAAGATTACTATCTCGCCGGACGAGGGCAGAGTTGGTTAATCTCCTCGCTGACGATCATGGCGACCTTCTTTAGCTCCTTCGCTTTGCTGGGAGCGCCCGGCATGGTCTATCGCGAAGGAGTCGTGTTTGCGCTGGTCAGTTTAAACGTACCGATCGCCGGCTTTTGCGTCTATTTGCTCGGCTCTCGAATTTGGCAGGCAGGCCGCGCGCATGGTTACGTTACCCAAGCCGACATGCTGTGCGACCACTACGACAGCCATTTGTTACTGCGGGTATTAATTACCCTCGTCGGTTTTCTCTTCGCGATTCCCTATATCATCATGCAGTTGAAAGCTGGAGGCGAACTCGCGGCGGTGTTATTCGTCGACTACGACTACGCTTTTGAAGTCGGCACAATCGTCCTCGCGGCGATCACGGCGCTCTACATCATGATCGGCGGCATGCGCAGCGTCGCTTGGACCGATGCGCTGCAATGTATTTTGTTGATCTTGGGGATGTTGCTTGCCGGCGTAGCGATGGTGGCCAGTCTCGGAGGGCTGTCTGGATTTCGGGACGCCGTCGCCGAGTTGCCGGAATCATCGCTTACCGTGCCTGGCAATAGCGGATTTTGGCAATTGCCGATGCTCTTTACGATCTGCTTGCTGATGCCGATCGGCGGCATCATTCAACCAGCCCAGTGGATGCGATTCTACGCGGCTCGCGATCAGGCCGCGCTCAAGAAAAGTGCGTTGATTTTTATCCTCTTGCTCACCGGCTGCTTCATGTTCGGAATTATGCTGGTCGGATTGGGAAGCCAAGCGCTCTATCCTTTGCAAATTTCGGCCGACGGCGTCAGCCCTGCGCCGGAGATTGCGAGTTATGACCAGGTTTTGGTGGTGGTCCTGCGCGATCACCTGCCAAAGTTGTTGGGGCCGTCGCTGGGAACGGCGTTGGCCTCGTTAACGATTGTCGCGATCATGGCGGCCGCGATGAGCACCGCCGACAGCAATCTGCATGCGCTCAGCGCTTTAGTCACGAGAGATATCTACGACCGTTTCATTCGGCCGCAGGCCAGCGAAGGAGAGCGTGTTTGGGTCGGACGTTTTGTGATTCTTGCCGCCACGCTTGGGTCGTTAGCCTTGGTCTTGATGGGTAGCCGCCCTGAAAGCAGTCTCGCCGAGTTTATGGGCATGATCGTCGATCTGGCGTTGTTCGCAGTCGCGTTCAGCGTTCAGTTGTTACCGATGACGATCGATGTGCTGTTCCTGCGTCGCGGGACGGCGCTGGCCGCAACTTCGGGGCTAATCGCCGGCATTACGACTGCGTTCCTATTTACTCCCCTCTTTCCCACGGTTGCGGCCTGGGTAGACCTAGCGCCGCTCGATTCTCTGGTAACGCATGTGCAAACGGCGGCCATCTATCTGCCAATCCACGCTTCGGCTTGGGGACTCGCCGTTAACGTCATGTTGTTTTTGCTGATTCTTGCTCTAACCAAGAGAACGCCGCAACCGCTGCAACTTCGGGCCGATTAA
- a CDS encoding sugar phosphate isomerase/epimerase family protein, with amino-acid sequence MLSSPIDQVRSSSANEPLRLSRRQVLQGAAAAILIASPAASPAQAPSQDGCTLGFSTYGMKTLQTEDAIQAVAKIGFDAIEIAVRPDWDSAPGKMPAKRRQRVRQLLAENQLQLTSLMEHLEPSRDEKERQSQLDRLQGVFELAEDWRIDQKPLVQTTLGGGNWNELREFYRDRIGQWVELAEQHDVVIAVKPHRGGGMSRPSEAVWLIQQLGNPRCLRMVYDYSHYAFREMPLDETVQTALPYTAHIALKDAMQQGKNVAFQLPGKSDNVDFSRIFRLFYAGGYRGDLNCEVSGMVWGKPGYDPIESAKLCYASMSKAMQTAEVPRA; translated from the coding sequence ATGCTTAGTTCGCCAATCGACCAAGTGCGATCGTCGTCGGCAAACGAACCGTTGCGACTATCTCGTCGGCAAGTTCTACAAGGCGCCGCCGCTGCCATCCTGATCGCTTCGCCCGCTGCTTCGCCTGCCCAAGCACCGTCGCAAGATGGTTGCACGTTAGGGTTCAGCACATATGGCATGAAGACGTTGCAAACGGAAGATGCGATCCAAGCCGTCGCGAAAATCGGGTTCGACGCGATTGAAATTGCGGTGCGTCCGGATTGGGATTCGGCGCCTGGCAAGATGCCAGCGAAGCGACGCCAGCGCGTTCGTCAACTTCTCGCCGAGAATCAGTTGCAGCTCACATCTCTGATGGAACATCTGGAACCAAGCCGTGATGAAAAAGAACGCCAGTCGCAGTTAGACCGACTGCAAGGGGTGTTCGAGTTGGCCGAAGATTGGCGCATCGATCAAAAGCCGCTCGTGCAAACGACGCTTGGCGGAGGAAACTGGAACGAACTCCGCGAGTTCTATCGTGATCGAATCGGCCAGTGGGTCGAGTTGGCCGAACAACATGACGTGGTCATCGCCGTCAAACCGCATCGCGGCGGAGGAATGTCGCGTCCCAGCGAAGCGGTTTGGTTGATCCAGCAACTCGGCAATCCCCGCTGCTTGCGCATGGTCTATGACTATAGCCATTACGCATTTCGCGAAATGCCGCTCGACGAAACGGTGCAAACCGCCCTCCCCTATACGGCTCATATCGCTTTGAAAGATGCGATGCAGCAAGGGAAGAACGTCGCGTTTCAGTTGCCCGGAAAATCGGACAACGTCGATTTTTCGCGAATCTTTCGCTTGTTCTACGCAGGCGGATATCGCGGCGATCTGAACTGCGAAGTGAGCGGCATGGTTTGGGGCAAGCCTGGCTACGACCCGATTGAATCGGCCAAGCTCTGCTACGCGTCGATGTCGAAAGCAATGCAAACCGCCGAAGTGCCGCGCGCCTAG
- a CDS encoding DJ-1/PfpI family protein — protein sequence MARNILLPIGDGTEMMDTLYPVFRLAEEGYEVVVAGPEVRTYHGVMHEIPPLEPIPWDITREQPAYHIRTTVAFRDINPADYDGLFLSGGRAPEYLRYDQDLLRIVKHFFDLGKPVAIVCHGVELAAAAGCLSGRTATTVGKCELDITQFGGIYVDEPFVTDGNLLSCRTWHDYALMFKPLLQLLQKQQTLGNGAKEQIHA from the coding sequence ATGGCGCGGAACATACTGTTGCCCATTGGTGACGGCACCGAAATGATGGACACCCTCTACCCTGTCTTTCGCTTGGCGGAAGAAGGCTACGAGGTGGTCGTCGCTGGTCCGGAGGTTCGCACCTATCACGGCGTCATGCACGAAATCCCTCCTCTGGAACCGATCCCATGGGATATCACCCGCGAACAGCCTGCGTACCATATTCGCACGACCGTCGCGTTTCGCGACATCAATCCGGCGGATTACGATGGCCTCTTTCTTTCTGGCGGCAGAGCGCCCGAATATTTGCGATATGACCAAGATCTGCTCCGCATCGTCAAGCACTTCTTCGACCTGGGCAAGCCGGTGGCGATCGTTTGCCACGGCGTCGAATTGGCGGCCGCAGCTGGCTGCTTGTCGGGACGCACAGCGACAACGGTCGGCAAATGCGAGTTAGATATCACGCAGTTCGGCGGAATCTACGTTGACGAGCCTTTCGTCACAGACGGCAATCTCCTCTCCTGTCGAACCTGGCATGACTATGCATTGATGTTTAAACCGCTGCTTCAATTGCTGCAAAAGCAACAGACGTTGGGCAATGGCGCCAAGGAGCAAATACATGCTTAG